TGACCATTGGCGGGTCATCCGCTTCATGCGCCAATGGCTGGACGAGCATCAGGTCGCCCCCGACGCCCGCCACGTGATGAAGCACCTGACGCAAGCCACCGGGGCCGGACGCAACCGTTTGTTCGAGCTGTTTCCCTATGGCTATGTGCAGCAGGCCTGCAAGATCGCCGGCATGAAGCGCCCGCGGGCGTGGAGCACGGGCTAGGCCCGCAATTCCGCCGGGGCGCGGAAGCTGAAATTAGCCGGCGCGGCGGCGATGGCCTGACGGGCGCGGTCCAGACGGGCGCGCAGATCGTCGGGCAGATGCTCCTCGCCGCCGATGGCGCGGGCGATCTCCACCAGCGACGGCATGCCCTTCTCACCGCCGGTCACCTTGCCGCCGCCGGCAATGGTGGCGCGCACCAGATCGCGGATCAGGGTGCGTTTGCCATCCAGCACCGCCTTGCGCACGCCTTCCAGATCGTCGTCGCGGCCCAGATCGGCGAACACCGTCACCCGGTGGTGGGGGTCGATGCCGTGCGGCGACAGATGGCCATAGGCCGACAATTCCACGTCGACGCCCTGGGCCACCTGCCCGGCCAAGTCACGCACCAAAGCGCGGTAATCGGCATAGGCGGTCAGGATGGCGGCGATGGTGCCGGCATCGGCAGGAACCGAGACATTGACGTCGGTGGACGTGCTCCACGGTTTCATCCGCCCGTCGGGGATGACCCGGGCCTTGGTGCGGGCCATATCGGGGGCGCCTTCACGGATGGCGCGAAAGGTTTCCATCTCGGCCCCGGACGAAAAGCCGACGCCGAATTCGATCATCACGCCGCCGATGGTCTCCGTCTCCGGGTCCATCAGGCTGAACAGAACGTCGTCCACCGATTGTTCCGACCAGCCGGTGATGCAGGCCAGCATGTCGGCATTGGCGTATTCGCACGATTGCAGAAGCCCTTGCGCCTTGCTGCGGGCCGGATCCTGGGCGTGCTCGATAAAGGATTCCAGTGAATCGCGGCTGACCAGTTCGACGCCGTTCAAGACGGTGTCACCATTGCCCAGCCGACCGCCGGCCCCCGGCAAATTAACCCGCGTCCACGGCTCCAGATAGGCCAGCAGACCGGCCACCGCGTCGATATCGGTGCCCTGCACCGGCAGTACCAGACCGAATTCCGCCGGCGGCACCTCGTAGAAGCGGAACACCGCCGCCACCACCATGCCGGTCCAGCCCTGCATCCCCTCGACCAGATCCAGATCGTCACCGGCCAGCAGCCGCGCCCCGCAACCATCGGCCACCACCACCGCTTCCAAGGTGGAGCTGGGACGCATACGCAACGGCCCCATGGCCCCGGTGGCGACGACACCGCCCACATAGGCCGAGCCGACGCTGGTCAGATCCACCAGCACCCGGGCATTGCCGCCCACATGTTCGGCCAGGGCGGCGTTGACCTGGGTGAAGGTCAAGCCGGCACCGACGATAATGGTACCTTGCTCACGGCGGATGCACAGCTGATGGGTCTTCAAATCCACGGGTGCAGTATGGGCATCGACCAGTTCGGGGGTAAGCGCGCCCTTAGGCCGGATGGCGATGACGCCGGTGAAACCGCTGATGCCGTCGGCCTGGTAATCGTACGAGCCGATGGCGCTGGTCAGGCCGCCGGTGGGCATGACGGCATAGCCCTGCCCCACCGCCTGGGTGACAGCATCGGCCACGTCGCCGGTGACCAGCAACAGGGCTTCCAGCTTCTTGCCGCCGTCATCCACAAGCTGGGCGCGGCTGAGGCTGGCGAAATCGATGGCGGCGGATTCCATGGTCATGATCGCAGGATACAAGCGGCTTTCCGGCAGCGGAGGCGCGGACAATAGCATCAACATTGCCCTGGAAGAAGCCATTCTATGTCCAGTTTAACGGAGGCGGCCATGCCGGGACCGCACATCACTACCCCAACAGGTGGGATAGCCCGTAAAGGGCCAGTCCGGCCAAACCGCCGACAAGGGTGCCGTTGACCCGGATGTACTGCAGATCGCCGCCCACCTGGGCCTCCAGCTTGGCCACCAAGGTGGCGCCGTCCCAGCGTTCCACCACCTGGGCGATGAAATCACCGATCTGATGGCGGCTGGGCACCAAGGCGCGCTCGACCACCCGGATCAGCCGGCGGTCCAACCGGGCGCGGGCGGCCTGGTCGGCGGCCAGGGCGCGGCCCCAGCCGGCAATGGCCGCACTCAGCCCCGGCAACAGGCGGTCCTCCGCCAGCCAATCGGCCAGGGCTTTTTCGCCCGCCGCAGTCAGGCGCGCATCCAGGTCGCGATCCTCGCCCAGACGCTGGGTCAGAGTGTGCAGCCAGTGTTCAAACCCTTGCCGCCACGGATGGTCGGCGCGGCGCAGATCATCGAGACCGGCGGCCAGGGCGGCACTCAGCTTTTCCGCCAGTTTGCGGTCGACCCAGGCGGGTACCCAGCGGCCCGAACCATCGGCGACCTTGGCGACGATGAAGGAATTATCGGCGGCCAGGGCCCCGGCCACGCCATCGAGCAGCCGGTCGAAGGCACGCTGATGGCCGTGTTGGCGCATGATCATACGCAAGGCCCGCGCCAGCGACGGCCCCGGCTGGACCAACGCCAACAAGGCGGTACGGCTGTCGGCATCATCGGCCAGACGCAACAGGCGGCGGGCGAGGACGCGGGCGACTTCCGGCTGCGCCAGCCGGTCGGCCAGCCACGCGGCGGGCGAACCCTGACGCAGCCGCGCCGCCACCAGATCGGGGGCGAGGAAATTGTCGCGGACGAAATCACCCAAGGCCCGCCCCAGCCGCTTTTGATTGGCCGGGATCAGGCCGGTATGGGGAATGGGCAGGCCGAGCGGGCGCCGGAACAAGGCGGTGACGGCGAACCAATCGGCGATGCCGCCGGCCAGGGCCGCCTCGGCAAAGGCTTTCAGCGCCGGAATGTGGAAATACCAGGCCACGCCGAACAGCACCGCCATGACCAGCAACAAGCCGCCGGCCAGCAAATGCGGCGGGATAAGCTTGGATTTTCCCATCATTGCCGCCATGTCATGCTGGAGGGAAACCATGAAGCGAGAATTGGGCGAAGATGACCGACACCTTGCAAGCCGAAATCGTC
This is a stretch of genomic DNA from Magnetospirillum gryphiswaldense MSR-1 v2. It encodes these proteins:
- a CDS encoding TusE/DsrC/DsvC family sulfur relay protein, yielding MTEVDTEGYLIDPSAWDEDFAQQAALAEGISLTDDHWRVIRFMRQWLDEHQVAPDARHVMKHLTQATGAGRNRLFELFPYGYVQQACKIAGMKRPRAWSTG
- a CDS encoding FAD-binding oxidoreductase; translation: MTMESAAIDFASLSRAQLVDDGGKKLEALLLVTGDVADAVTQAVGQGYAVMPTGGLTSAIGSYDYQADGISGFTGVIAIRPKGALTPELVDAHTAPVDLKTHQLCIRREQGTIIVGAGLTFTQVNAALAEHVGGNARVLVDLTSVGSAYVGGVVATGAMGPLRMRPSSTLEAVVVADGCGARLLAGDDLDLVEGMQGWTGMVVAAVFRFYEVPPAEFGLVLPVQGTDIDAVAGLLAYLEPWTRVNLPGAGGRLGNGDTVLNGVELVSRDSLESFIEHAQDPARSKAQGLLQSCEYANADMLACITGWSEQSVDDVLFSLMDPETETIGGVMIEFGVGFSSGAEMETFRAIREGAPDMARTKARVIPDGRMKPWSTSTDVNVSVPADAGTIAAILTAYADYRALVRDLAGQVAQGVDVELSAYGHLSPHGIDPHHRVTVFADLGRDDDLEGVRKAVLDGKRTLIRDLVRATIAGGGKVTGGEKGMPSLVEIARAIGGEEHLPDDLRARLDRARQAIAAAPANFSFRAPAELRA
- a CDS encoding DUF445 domain-containing protein, which codes for MMGKSKLIPPHLLAGGLLLVMAVLFGVAWYFHIPALKAFAEAALAGGIADWFAVTALFRRPLGLPIPHTGLIPANQKRLGRALGDFVRDNFLAPDLVAARLRQGSPAAWLADRLAQPEVARVLARRLLRLADDADSRTALLALVQPGPSLARALRMIMRQHGHQRAFDRLLDGVAGALAADNSFIVAKVADGSGRWVPAWVDRKLAEKLSAALAAGLDDLRRADHPWRQGFEHWLHTLTQRLGEDRDLDARLTAAGEKALADWLAEDRLLPGLSAAIAGWGRALAADQAARARLDRRLIRVVERALVPSRHQIGDFIAQVVERWDGATLVAKLEAQVGGDLQYIRVNGTLVGGLAGLALYGLSHLLG